One Nostoc sp. CENA543 genomic window, TTCATGACAATGCTATTAAGCTGTGGAATGTTAGTGATAGCAAACTCATTCACACTTTGACTGGTCATCAGGGTGAAGTCAAAGCAGTTGCTTTTAGTCCAGATGGTAAGCTGCTGGCCAGTGGAAGTCAAGATGGCAGTGTCAAACTGTGGAATACTGGTACTGGCGAACTGATTAGCAGTTTCACGGCGCATAAAGAACAAGTTTGGTCTATTACTTTCAATCCAAATGGCAAAACACTCGCTAGTGGAAGTCAGGATGGCACTATTAAAATTTGGAACGCATTTCCACAATAACCACCATAAACGGAAAAAATTGCCTACCTTTCCTGAAGAGTTACCTTTGTGCTACCTAGAAACTAGATTTTTCGTCAATACCCTTGCTGATTCAGCATATCCATCGCTATTTTCAGGCTAGATTTCATGCGATTGAATGCTGCTGCTAAACCACCAATTTCATCCTTCGCGGTTTCATCAAAATCAGCACTCATATCGCCTGTGCTGACTTTTTGGGCGATTTTTTCTATCTTTTTAATGCGTTGAATCACGGTTTTCTTGATCAGGAAATTAATTAACAGTAGCACCACTGCGAAAATAGCAATTAACAAACCCATAATCAATGACAAACTACTACGGGCGTGATTAAAAATTTCTTTGGCAGGCACAGAAATAATTTGAGCAGCTACAATTTCATTGAGTTTCCAGCCAAAACCATTTTTTTGTCCGTAGGTGGTTAACTGACTCTTGGGTGCTAGTTCTGGTGTGGAATGACATCTTAAACAAGACTCTTTTGTAATTGCAAGTGGTCTAGCAATATAAAATACTTCACCTTCAGGTAGAGAACGTAATCCTACAAGTTGGGGAAGCTTGGGATCTCTGCGAAATTGTTCTACTAATTGGGTTTCAAAATCATCAGCTTTATCTCTCAAATTAGTAGGATTGAGTGTGGCTTCTTTATAAAGAAAATTTTCGTTTCCTTCTGTTTGGCGAAAGTTTTCAAATACTTCTGTAGCGGAAAAAGCCGGGACTGTCTCTGGGATAAAGGCTGTTGCGGTTTCTAATTGTGGTGCTAATAAAGGATTGATGCGTTCTTGTGTGTATGTTCTCACTGAGTTCATGGTTTTCATTAATAACAAGGCTTGAGAACTGACTTCTCTTTGCGCCCTTTGTTGTAACACGCTTGATAAAATCACGCCGCTTACAGCAATACTAATGATGAATACCAATACTAAAAGTAAGTTAAATTTAGTCCCTATTTTTAAGTTATTTAACATATTTTATAATAAAAATTTTTCAAAAATAATAAAACATCCTATCAGATTTAAGACATTGAAATAGTTATTGAAAGTAAATAAATGTTAAAATTGTTCTACGCCATAAGTTTAGGTATGATTTTATTTAATCAGTTTTTTTAGATAAAACTCAGCCTAAAATAGCGATAATGTGGCGATTTTCCCGTCGTTTTTTACTTTTAAATCTTCTAGGATTGGCAGTTGCTAGATGCTCTTCTAACTCGACTTACCAAGGTAGATTAACCATTGGTGTGATTGATTATGATGGTGATGCAGAAGTTATTAATAGATATGCGAAGTTTAAGCGTTACCTAGCAGAGAAAACGAAAGCCAGTATTCAACTAGAGCCGACCTTTAACGAAAATAAAGCAATTGAGCGTTTACAGGCTCAAGCTTGGTCTTTGGTGTTTGCACCGCCAGGATTAGCCGCAGTAGCGATCGCACGCTCTCAGTATGTGCCGATTTTCCCCTTGTTGGGAGTGAATAATTTACGCTCAGTCTTCGTAGTTCCCAAAGATAGCCCCATCAATGATTTAAAGCAGTTACAAGGTAAAACGGTGGCGTTGGGTCAACTAGGATCAGCGACTGGATATTATTTTCCGTTGTATAATCTGTATGGACTGACCTTAGCAGAAATCTTATTTGCGCCTACTCCCAAAACCTTACTAGAGTGGGTAACAGAGGGAAAAGTAGCAGCCGGTGCAATTTCACTCGCTGAATATAGCCTCTACAGTCCACCCAGCACTCAACGAGGACTCAAAATACTGTACACAGATCCTCACTACGTCCCTCCTGGTGCAGTGTTAATTAGTCCTGGGGTGGGAAGCGATCGCCAAGCATTAATTCGTAAAGTCATGGGTGAGTTTCCTGGGGTTTCAGCACAAGAAGTTGGCTATGTTCCCAATGGACAAATACCCGATTATCAATACATGATAGATGTAGTGGAACGTGTGCAATTAATTGCCACAGAACTGCAAAATAAACCTGTACATTTATTCAAAAAAACAACTTAAATCTGGCTAATTGCATTTCAATTGATTTAGTTAGAATTTTATTTAACTCTTTCGCATCCTTAAATTGTAGAATTTGCTGAGTAGGTAATTCAAAAGGAAATTGTCCTTCCATATCTTGGCGTTGCATTTGTGCTAATAATATCTGTTCTGTACGTTTACTTTGAATTGCATAGCCAAGTTCAACACACACATTCGGACTAGGAACTACTTGCGGAGTGCCTTCTGTATCAATGCTAGCGATGGGTGTAGTGTCAGCGATAAATAACAAACTTCTGCGAATTTTCCGCATCACTGTACGGTTGAGGCGGATAGGCGCATTACTAGGACGATATGATTCGACTAAAGTTAAAGGCAGACGCGATCGCGAATTTAAATTTGCTAAACTTTGTTGTAATCCTTCCTTGAGAACATCACCAGAAGCAGCATACTCAACTTGATAAGATAAAAAAATCGTCGGTTCTAACTGTGCCAATATTGCCTGCTTAGTAAAATAAATTTCATGACTAATCAAGTCAATGTTGGCGACACAATAACCGCCGCTACCTTCAATATAGAATTCGATATTTTCCCCTTCCAGATAGCGTCCAAACCAAGTAGATTTTTTCACCTCCTCACTGTCTTCCAAAAAATCTGCACGTAAAGCGGATCTCAGCAGACTTTTCTTACTCAAGCGAATGTCCGGCGGACGTTTTTCCAGTTCTGAAATCGGTTCATAGTCCTGGAGATACCATGCTCTCAGCGCAATGATTGACATAGGACGCTTCTTAACTGTCTATGTTTATTTCTTTGCGTATAATTTTACACGGTGTCTCACAAGAGTCAACTGTCATTAGTCATTAGTCATTAGTCATTAGTCATTAGTCATTAGTTCTTCTTCCCCTACCTTCCCTACACCCCCTGCACCCCTGTACCCCCACACCCTTACACCCCTACATCCCTACACCCCTACACCCCTGCACCCCTGCACCCCTCCCCTGCCTCCTAAGACTCCCTCCCCGATACCCAGGTGTCACGCCATTTGACTGTGCCTTCTTTGGCGACTACCCAGCGACGATTGAGGGTGTTTTCTCGCAGGGGGGATTGGCCTTCGCGCCACATGGCATATTTGTAACTGATGAGTTTACCTGCGCTTTCGTTGAAGGGAATCTCGCCAAACCATGTATTGGAGTTGATGTACTCCAAAGGATAACCTTTACTAATATCCCAATTCCCCAGTTCGGGACAGTCACCGACAACCACAATGGTTTCACCAGGTTGGGTATGCACCCCGTTGAGTTGGGCGCGAATGATGGTTTGGGCTTTGACTCTTTCGCCTACATGACTTAAAACAATGACTCCCCGTGCTTCTAGTTGTAGATTGTAAATCTTACCGTCTTTGACTTCGTATTTATTGCGAGTCACTACACAAGTATGTTCACCGTCTGGTAAGTCTGTTGGGACTTCTGGTATTGTCACATCTTCACCCCGGTTTAAGGCGACAAAGCAAATGGAAGAACGATAACGACGGACGTAACAGTAAACATCGGGAGTGAGGTATTTTGCCCAATGGCTACCCATAGATACGGCAGGATTTAATCGCCGCACGCCTGAGAGTAATCTGATATATCGATAAATGTCCGTATCTGTATCCCAATTTTCCATCATCGGACGGTTGTAGGGGTCGTTACCGCCATCGGTATCATTGTGCAGATATTGTTCTGTACCGTAATAAATGCAAGGAATACCCCGTGATGTCATAATTAAGGCGATCGCTACCTTCAACATTGCCGGATCAGGGTTGAGGCTTTGGAAGCGGGGCATATCATGGTTATCGATAAAGGTAACTAATTCTGTTGCCCCGTTGTAGCGATAATCTTGGTCAAATATCTCTTGAATTACGTGAAATCCACCTTCTGCACCTTGGGCGAGGGCGGCGCGAATAGCTACACACAAGCCAAAATCTAGAATTGTCATCCCAGAATTGTTGGCAAATTCCACAGAGCGATCGTCGCTAGGATGACTGTAAATCCACTCACCAAAAATGAATACTTCTGGTTTGTGATTATACATGTCACTAGTAAATTCTTGCCAGAACCAAATCGGCATATGTTTGACGGTATCTACCCGCAGTGCATCTACACCCCGATCTAGCCATTGCTTAATTGCTAGCTTGATATAGTTACGATACTCAACATTGTTTTCGTTAAACGTCGCTAAACCAGCTAATTCACAGTTTTGTACTTGCCATTCATCTTCCCAGTTCTGCACTTCACCGTAGTGGTGATACCAGTGATTGACATCATTATGAAAGTCAGCGATTTTGATACCATCATCATATAATTCCCCTTTACTACCTTGAGTGTCAGGGCTACTGTGGTTACAAACAATATCTAAAATCAGCTTCATTTTCCGCTTGTGCAGTTCTGCGATTAAGCGGTCAAAGGTGGTATCTTTGGTAGACTGCGTATTATTTAAAGAAGGGTTTTCGCCTTTACCAATGTAGCGGGGATTAATTCTTTTAAAATCTTTTGTCCAGTAGCCGTGCATAGCAGCGTTACCAACAAATAATTCCTCGACTTGTTCAAACAAGGGAGTCAGCCAAATTGCGCTCACTCCCATATCTTTTAAATAATCTAATTTGTCGATAACTCCTTGTAAATCGCCTCCCCAATACTTACCCCAATCTTTTCCTTGAGGATCGTAAAGTTCAGGGTTAAGACCTTCACTATTATCGCGATCGCCATCATAAAAGCGGTCTACCACAACAAAATAAATCGTTTCTTGGCGAAATTCAATATCCCTGGTATACAAAAATTCTAAATTAATTTCTGATTCGGGTGCTTCTACTAAAGCTTCTACCTCTGCGTTAGCATTTTCTACTTGATATTGTTCTGCGGAATATAGTGATGGTGGTGTTTTAACCATAGTAAGTTGCAAATTTATATGTAAAACAAAGTAGCAATATATCTACTTCTAGATTCGTAAAAACTATGGGTATTTTCTAATTATTTTTTTCAATTAAACATCTATCCCTAGAAAGATAGTAATCAAATATACTGCATCTATCAAAAGTAATACTGTAATAATATTTCTTTTGTAAATTTTTTTAATTAATTAGCAATCATCAACATACATAAAAAGGTTTGTAGTAAGGACTAAAGTTATTACTACAAACCTTTAATTATTTACCCTGTTCTACTTAGGGAACACCAAAAAATAAATTATTCCAAATAAACAGTTTAGTAGGGTGCGCCAGTGCAAAAAAAACTAACTGTACCAAGAGAGTATTCATACTGACGCACCCTACAGTTTGGATATTTTTTTATCTGGAAATCCCTTATGGCTTAAACCAATTTTAAATCAGGATACTCTGCAAATAAATCATCTGATGACAGGGTATCGCCTTCTGCTTGGGGAGTCCATAATACTTCCAATGCTAAAAGTTGATCTGCTGGAATGCTGCCAATTTGTCGTAAAGCTTGGCGCAAATCATCAGCATTATTAACTGCTGGAAGTTCAAATTTGCCTAATGTGGCTGTCAACAAGGTGACGATAATATATTCACCGGGGCCTTCACTAATTAAACGGGTGGGGTTATCGATTTCACTAGATGAAGGTAAAGCTTCTTGAGCTAAAGCTGCTCTCAATTGGTTGTTAACATTTGAGAGGGTTTCTGAGCTAAATTTGCTGCGTTCTGCTAATGCTAAACGGTTAAATTGGCTTTCCGCAGCATTTAACCTGGCTTGTTGTGTACCAGTAGCAGCATATACGCAATATTCAGGATGGCGCAGTAATGCGAGGGTTGTTTCTTGCAGAATTTCTGCGCGTCCCTCTGGGGAGTTAGTATCAGCAGCTTCCGCAATGCGGTTAAGTTCTGGTTGTAAGTCTCGTGCTTGTGCTAGTAACCCAACCTGTAAACGGTTCACACTCACAGAAGGGTTGCTGTCATAGCCAATATCCTCACCTCCACCATTGGAAACACGACGGAAGGTTTGAACCAAGAAATTAGCGATCGCCAAGAAGATTAAAATAGTGAATAAACCACCAAATCCTCCACCAATACCCCAAAACGGAATCAAGAACGGAAAGCCGAAACCGCCACCAGGATACGGTGCGTAGTAACCTCCACCACCAGGAGGTGCATAGGTGCGAGGAGTATAAGTCCGACTAGAAGGCATTCTAAACGAGCCACCACCAATTCTGCCACCACTACGGGCAGCTAATGCACCATCAGCATGGCTTAAGGCTAAAACCAACACTAAACCCAGGGTAAAGACGGTTTTTAAGAGTGGTTTGATAGCTTGTTG contains:
- a CDS encoding phosphate/phosphite/phosphonate ABC transporter substrate-binding protein gives rise to the protein MMWRFSRRFLLLNLLGLAVARCSSNSTYQGRLTIGVIDYDGDAEVINRYAKFKRYLAEKTKASIQLEPTFNENKAIERLQAQAWSLVFAPPGLAAVAIARSQYVPIFPLLGVNNLRSVFVVPKDSPINDLKQLQGKTVALGQLGSATGYYFPLYNLYGLTLAEILFAPTPKTLLEWVTEGKVAAGAISLAEYSLYSPPSTQRGLKILYTDPHYVPPGAVLISPGVGSDRQALIRKVMGEFPGVSAQEVGYVPNGQIPDYQYMIDVVERVQLIATELQNKPVHLFKKTT
- a CDS encoding DUF3365 domain-containing protein, translating into MLNNLKIGTKFNLLLVLVFIISIAVSGVILSSVLQQRAQREVSSQALLLMKTMNSVRTYTQERINPLLAPQLETATAFIPETVPAFSATEVFENFRQTEGNENFLYKEATLNPTNLRDKADDFETQLVEQFRRDPKLPQLVGLRSLPEGEVFYIARPLAITKESCLRCHSTPELAPKSQLTTYGQKNGFGWKLNEIVAAQIISVPAKEIFNHARSSLSLIMGLLIAIFAVVLLLINFLIKKTVIQRIKKIEKIAQKVSTGDMSADFDETAKDEIGGLAAAFNRMKSSLKIAMDMLNQQGY
- a CDS encoding alpha-amylase family glycosyl hydrolase, which codes for MVKTPPSLYSAEQYQVENANAEVEALVEAPESEINLEFLYTRDIEFRQETIYFVVVDRFYDGDRDNSEGLNPELYDPQGKDWGKYWGGDLQGVIDKLDYLKDMGVSAIWLTPLFEQVEELFVGNAAMHGYWTKDFKRINPRYIGKGENPSLNNTQSTKDTTFDRLIAELHKRKMKLILDIVCNHSSPDTQGSKGELYDDGIKIADFHNDVNHWYHHYGEVQNWEDEWQVQNCELAGLATFNENNVEYRNYIKLAIKQWLDRGVDALRVDTVKHMPIWFWQEFTSDMYNHKPEVFIFGEWIYSHPSDDRSVEFANNSGMTILDFGLCVAIRAALAQGAEGGFHVIQEIFDQDYRYNGATELVTFIDNHDMPRFQSLNPDPAMLKVAIALIMTSRGIPCIYYGTEQYLHNDTDGGNDPYNRPMMENWDTDTDIYRYIRLLSGVRRLNPAVSMGSHWAKYLTPDVYCYVRRYRSSICFVALNRGEDVTIPEVPTDLPDGEHTCVVTRNKYEVKDGKIYNLQLEARGVIVLSHVGERVKAQTIIRAQLNGVHTQPGETIVVVGDCPELGNWDISKGYPLEYINSNTWFGEIPFNESAGKLISYKYAMWREGQSPLRENTLNRRWVVAKEGTVKWRDTWVSGRES
- a CDS encoding DUF1517 domain-containing protein, whose product is MSKKLQQAIKPLLKTVFTLGLVLVLALSHADGALAARSGGRIGGGSFRMPSSRTYTPRTYAPPGGGGYYAPYPGGGFGFPFLIPFWGIGGGFGGLFTILIFLAIANFLVQTFRRVSNGGGEDIGYDSNPSVSVNRLQVGLLAQARDLQPELNRIAEAADTNSPEGRAEILQETTLALLRHPEYCVYAATGTQQARLNAAESQFNRLALAERSKFSSETLSNVNNQLRAALAQEALPSSSEIDNPTRLISEGPGEYIIVTLLTATLGKFELPAVNNADDLRQALRQIGSIPADQLLALEVLWTPQAEGDTLSSDDLFAEYPDLKLV